The genomic stretch tCGAGTTGGATCAGTCGTTTCGGTGTGCCTGACAGcataactacggacaggggcccagcATTCTTGTTGGAGCTCTGGGTtgccctggcatgcctgatgggacaactctccacagtacGACGGCATATAACCCTGCAGCCAATGGCATGGTGGAAAGGGCCCATCGTTCGTTGAAGGCAGCTATGATGGCACCCTGTATCGATGACAATTGGAAGGCCCAGCttccctgggtcctgctgggtctctgcaccgcaACGAGGGCAGACGGCGACGTGTCTCCCTCAGAGAAAGTATACGGCGAAACACTAGCTGTTCCTGGAGAGTTCTTCCCCCACGGTGCCGACGGCGCAGATACCTCCCTTCCAAGGCTGAGGGAAGTGGCACAGAAGTTTGCACCCTGCCAAAAGTCTTTCACGGACAGGACCCACGTCTACAGCCCTGGGGGCCTGAATACCtgcacccacgtcttcatcaggatcgaTGCCCACTGCTCACCCTTGACCAAACCATACAGGGTCCCATACTGTGTTGTCAGCAGATCATACAAGGCCTATCTAATCAACATCCACGGGTgtgaagactgggtttctgtcgaCCGGCTGAAACCAACTTTCCTGTTAGACAGTGAAACTCGGGAGGAAACCAGCAGGcgccccagaattcctccacaaaacgtgGCTGCAGATGATCCCGTCGCCATCCTGAAACAGGGTCGAGGATGTCCCAAGGGCTGCACTAAGGAAGTCATCTGCTCGCCCAAGCCGCCCCactgtaatgggaaaattattcctttaaatattattgatttgtttaggaattgattcatcatcctcctctaatatctttatgcTGCTGTTGTGAGAGTGATTgggactgtaaaatgttttcgttttcgtTGTGGACATCAGAATGCATagaagtgtagccagtcccttgttttgcttttctttcgctctgaatgtgggagcgctgtcctgaatcaTTCGTCTGCATgtggtaacactaaagaaacgtgtaagggacgagaacgctgttggtgtgaaaaggacgtcaagcggtccacccttcattttggctattttacaaattattaatacaagttattatctatcccttgcgaggtaagcttttaaagtcataatattaccgttggttcattagttggaacagatcaGTATCATGAAAGAACAGCAGCAGACGAAGATTTAAGTGTTGCGTTGTTGCATGCCCAGTCAAACGTGATTGCAACGccttaatgtgaaaatttttcgtagtcgtgaaatattcttcacattcattagttaatcatgatattttgctgtgttagttTGAGTTGTAACTTAGCGTTTGATAGGGTTGTAGAACGTTAGAAAAGATAGTtgtaagtattttgtttatgtaaggtTTTGTAGATACCAGTGCCAAAGGGTGCCACAAAATGGCCGTCCGACAGGGTATCTTGGGTTTACCCTACCTCCTCATGGAGGTTTCACTGCCGATCACGATCTTAGActaggctatacagtaatttaagaaggcctacctagactaattctgtttgaatgaggaattatgacaatttttgttacaaatagcttaggctatatatataaaaagttcatgaaaacttaattacataggacttagcctataccctcattaaactaacctaacttgtgGCTATTGTAACCTAGTAAAAATCAATACATATAAACTTTGCATAGGCTATCGCTTAACGATTTCTGAAGAGGCCTAGCCTGGACTATATCCTGTTAAAAGGCACCTTAGCCTAGTTTTGCCTCGTTTTAGTTTAAGTGTTTCTCAAGAAATCTTTCAGGTAGTCTTATCCGTTGACATATGTTGTGTAcaaaacatttagtactgtgtggagtagggtatcaaatgatttacaccttactgtaaattaattgattccagGGCTACTCCATTTTTATACTATCTGTTGTGAAGGAAAACAATTCCCATAGTATGTAGTTCATGTATTTTTTTGAGATCTCTCAATAtagagagttatttttgttgttttaaactactcacttgtattgttttcttgaaataaaattaaataaagggaatatttccagggacctagttcaggagtcctgaagaatatataaattggatctagtccaggagttctgaagactatgtaaattaaccaagtcaggagactagacctgggagaaatttggcatgatgtaatgagtaataaaagaAGCAGACTGAGTACCAGGGTTTTCTTCAGTACCATCATGCCTTaccactaaaaataaatcaacacttcaattgcctcccagtgggaagacatcacctggcctcatcagtaataagacccgtaCACCCAAGAATATCATGTAATAACCAGGTAGGgcaggcctaccctaattcccaggcagcgtaaacgtcagtagtcttcatacccaccgtgtcaactatgacacagtaccgTTCTCCgaccctgtctccaggcaagaagactgacagcagtgcatctgaatagtagtattattattctctcttatctcatatatcttaatgtcttggtgggggaagaattctcccgTGACACCACATCtgcaggtatcaagaactcggggccggctcctgctcccaaagcgattctgtgattgattttttttccagatgtcTTCCAATCATTACTTTTGTAACTAGTGTTGTTGgggtacttgtaaagacgtcagacgtctcttcgttttcgcatcaatcacgtcatgcactgcatttcttaatatgtcaagactctcatgtaaatattcatgtgtagtattttctggcctttccaccgatatgtatttcatcattgtacatttgtTATGTCTCTCataattgccatttgtttgtcaacaaacacaaattgctcggagtgcgggtcacggcgatcggaggtcgggcaccacgtctccgtccgcactctgccatgtatacctgcgctcaggtaataaataatctaatacccagttgacctttcttgtcctcacagtGTCATTAACAAATCGTGTTGGGATTCATCTGCCCTTAACAACAAAGATTAATATTCTTATCTACTGGAAATTTAGGTCATATTTTATCCTTTCTAagtatttatgaatacattatcGACAAGGCATGCTCACCAGCAATTGATTTCCCCAAACAGACGTCCATTGTCACCTCTTCGAATTTGACAGATGTTAAATTATTCATTGGTTTGATAGATTTCGATAATAACCCTCATAGTTCATTTACTAGTATAGATTTACAGATGAGTGGACCGACAGAAAATTAGAGGAAGCAGTAGTTACTGGTTTTCAGGCATGTATATGTTGTCGTCCGATATGAAACTTATGTAAACGTCTGAATCACTCACTAGCTGCAAGAATACGTTCATCCTACTTTATCGGCTAAGTCACCCCTAGCTGCAAGAATACGTCCATCCTACTTTATCGGCTATGGCAAACATGTTGCGGTTTTGTCATCGTGGATGGCGCAATGCATTTGCATTGTGGCTGTTCGCTGCATATAATGCAGAGAAGGTAGCCAATGGGCTAAGAATTTCGCTGAAAAGGTAAGTGATAATCTCTTTAAAGGTTCCCTTTAACATACATGAACCGGATCATGactgaatgattttaaaattcttttatcagATTGACAATTATAGCATTCTGTGGAAGGATTTTGATTGTCGAAACCGGCAGGCCTATTTAGACGCTTGCAGTTCGCCGCATAggtttatatttcagtgataaggaaacaaatatacctgccttcatttttagctgtatttcttaatatttctataaGCTTGTTGATGgatgtttccaaaataaaataaacaaattacaagtTCAGTGTCTTGATGGAATTgcaatttctgtatatatttttttttagctttatagGCGATGTCATAATGCATATAGTGGTAttgctaaaaaatatataactttcatgcattttc from Macrobrachium rosenbergii isolate ZJJX-2024 chromosome 54, ASM4041242v1, whole genome shotgun sequence encodes the following:
- the LOC136834657 gene encoding uncharacterized protein yields the protein MMAPCIDDNWKAQLPWVLLGLCTATRADGDVSPSEKVYGETLAVPGEFFPHGADGADTSLPRLREVAQKFAPCQKSFTDRTHVYSPGGLNTCTHVFIRIDAHCSPLTKPYRVPYCVVSRSYKAYLINIHGCEDWVSVDRLKPTFLLDSETREETSRRPRIPPQNVAADDPVAILKQGRGCPKGCTKEVICSPKPPHCNGKIIPLNIIDLFRN